GTACTTGTTTTTATCTTATTTTATTTTGTTTTGATTATCTTTTCTTTTTATTATTTTTTAACCTTTTTAATAGATAAAACTCTTTTGGATTTTATTATTCTTTTTTAAAAGTATTACAAAAGTATTATAATATTTGCTAAATATATTATTATTAGGTGTTTAAATGAGCGAGAAAAATAGTAGGGTTAATAAAAATATTGTACTTATTACAGCTACATTTGCTTCTTTTTTAGTACCTTTTATGACTTCATCTGTAAATATAGCTCTTCCAACTATTGCTCAGGATTTATCAGTCGATGCAATTAATTTAAGTTGGATTACAACTAGTTTTTTATTAACTTCTGCCATGTTTGCAGTTCCATTTGCAAAGGTAGCTGATATTTATGGTATGAAAAAGATTTTTAAATATGGTATGATTATATTTGTTTTATCATCATTGGCAGCTGCATTTTCAAATTCTGTAAATCTGATATTGCTATTTAGATGCATTCAAGGATTTGGGGCTTCTATGTTATTTGTTACTTCTCTTGCTATGATTGTTTCCGCGTTTCCTAAAAATGAAAGGGGTAAAGCAATAGGAATCAATGTTTCTGCAGTTTATCTTGGACTCATATGTGGTCCTGTGATAGGCGGGTTCTTAAATCATTTTCTCGGTTGGAGAAGTATTTTTATATTTGCAGTAGTTGTAGGTTTAATTTCCCTGCTATTAGTTATAACTGAACTTAAGGATTATGAGTGGGCTGAGACAACAGAAGATTCTATTGATTATAAAGGTTCAATTTTATATATGTTAATGCTTGCTTTGATTCTTTTAGGATTTTCAAACATTTCAGAACCAATTGGATTAATACTGTTAGTTTTAGGTATAATTTTACTTTTAGTATTTATTTATCTTGAGTTAAGGGTTGATAATCCTATTCTGGAGATGAAACTATTCTTTAATAACAGGCGTTTTGCATTTTCAAATCTGGCAACACTAATTAGTTTTGCAAGTATGTATTCTGTTACATTTCTATTGAGCCTGTATTTGCAATATATTAAAGGTTATACGTCATCTAATGCAGGTTTAATAATGTGTGTTCAAACGGTTTTAATGTTAATAATATCACCAATATCTGGTAGGCTATCTGATAAATATGATCCCGGTAAAATATCCTCTTTAGGTATGTGTATTATTTCACTTTCAACTATAATGCTTGCTTTAATTGACGCTAATTCAAGTCTTATTTATATCATTATAACCTTGGCTATTCTAGGTATTGGTATAGGTATATTCTCAGCACCAAATACAACAGCTATTATGTCTTCTGTTGAAAGGAAATTCTACAGTGTTGCATCTGCATCAGTTAGTACAATGAGACTTGTTGGTCAAACATCTGGAATGGCAATATGTTTACTTGCCTTTTCATTATTCATAGGTTCTAATCAGATATTGCCTGATAAATATCCTGCATTGATAACGAGTCTTAAATTTGTATTTGCAATATCCTTTATATTAAGCATCTTTGCTATTTTTGCATCACTTGCAAGATCTGATGTTAAAAAATAATTTTGTTTTTTTCCTTTAAATTTTTTATAGTTAAATAATATATTCTTTAAAATGGTGTTTTTTTTAAGAACTTTTATAAATAACTATTATAATAATATTTAGGTAAGTTTAATAGATCTGTGATAATATGGATGATTATTTTAATATAGATGAATGGCAAAATTGGGTAGATAAATCTTTCCACATGTTTAATGGGATTATTGAAGGGGGAAGAATAGGATTTCTATTGGAAGGATTTGATGATTCTATGATTCTTTTAACGAAAGGTGTAAATAATATTGATGTTTCCTTAGTTAATGGATTAACTGACGTTTCTTTAGATAAATCGCATGCAGATATTATTTTTAAAGTTTATCCCTCAGATGTTGAAGATTTACTTGAGGATTATGACTTTGAAATATTCAATGAGTTACTTGAAAAGGAATATATCCGTTTGTATAATCTTTTAGATGTTGAAGAACTTGATTATAATGGTTATGAACATTTCCTATCAAGACTTGGATTTTATATAAATGGAGGTCCCTATTGTGGAATATAATTCATTTTAAACTATTTTTTTTATAAATTTTTAAATAACAACTTATTTTTAAAAGATTTAATAAATACTATAATAATTAAGACATTTTTTTTAAAATTACTATTAAAATTGGGATTAGGATATTATGGTTTATAAAGTTGACAATAAAGAGATAGCAGATTGCTGGGAAGATTTAGTTAATCTGGTTTATACTAATGGTCATTTTGTTAATGATGAACGTGGAAGTAAAACCAAAGAATTGTTAAATGTTGTAACACGTATTAGAAATCCTTTAGGTATTCAAAGTGGAGGATTTTTTGGTTTAGGTAAAGAATATACTTCAATTGAAAATATCCGATTTCCTGAAGGTTATTTCTGGGCAGGGGATAGGATTAAAACCTATGCAAATCAATTTTTAAGTCGTGAAAATCCTGGTTTTGTATATACTTATGGTAGTCGTCTTAGAAATCATGAGGAGTATCTATCTGATGAGAAAGATGATGAAGGATTTACAGGTATAGATCAGATTCAGGTTGCTATAGACAGATTAAAAAACTGCAGGGAATCACGTAGAGCTACATCTGTTACTTGGGATCCTCATTTAGATACAGTTCATGATGAGGTGCCATGTTTAATTCTAGTGGATTTTAAAATTAGGGATGATAAGTTATATACTACTGGTGTTTGGAGATCCCATGATATTTATGGTGCATGGTTTGCAAATGCTGTAGGTCTTAGCTATCTTACACAGTATGTTGCAGATGAGGTGGGAGCAGATATCGGTTCTGTTACAATTCACAGTATTAGTGCTCATATCTATGAAACTGATTTCGATGATGCGGAAAGACGTTCCAATATTAACTAAACTATTTAAAGAGGTGGTAATATGAAAATTAGATACAGTACTATAATTGTAGATGATATGGATAAATCTGTGGAATTCTATAAACTTCTTGGATTCAATGTTCATCAGGTTTTTAATCTTCCAAATGATAATAAAATCACATTAATGGAATCAGAGGGAGAAACCATGATTGAGCTTATAGATAATGGTGATGAGGCAGGACTGTTTTCTGTAGGTATGGAAGTTGGGGACATTAATAAAGAAATAGAAGATTTAAAATCTAAAGGTGTGGAATTCTTCTTAGGTCCCACTAAAATTAGTGTAGGATATTTGGCTATGTGTAAAGATCCTAATGGTGCTACAATAGTTCTAATCCAACATACAGATTAAATCTATTTTAATATTTAAAGATTAAAATTATTATTATTATTATTATTATTATTATTATTATTATTATTATTATTATTCTCTTAAACTTTAATGAATTTTATGGATAATTTTTAAATTGATATAAACGAATATATGTTTGATTAAATTAAATACTAAAAATTTAATGTGATAATTATGGATGGTAAAGTTGTTTTTATAGGAGCAGGTCCTGGTGATGTAGAACTTTTAACACTTAAGGGATATAAAATTATAAAAAAGGCAGATGTAATCATTTATGCAGGTTCACTTGTTAATCCTAAAATCTTGGAATATAATGAAAACAATGCCAAAATTTATAATAGCGCATCTATGGATTTAAATGAAACTACCGAAGCTATTAAAAATGCATGTGGTGAAGGTAAATTAGTTGCAAGAGTTCACACTGGTGATCCATCAATTTACGGTGCTATTGCAGAACAAATCAGGGAACTCAAAAAATTGGACATTGACTATGAGATTATTCCTGGTGTAAGCTCTGTATTTGGTAGTGCGGCAGCACTTGAGGCAGAGTTAACATTACCTGAAATTTCTCAAACTGTCATTATTACCCGTCCTGAGGGTAGAACACCTAAACCGAAAGGTGAAAGTTTAGCTAGCCTATCAAAACATCATGCTACAATGTGTATCTTTTTAGGAGTGGGAATGATTGATAAAGTGGTTGAGGAATTATTAGTTGGTTATGAGGAGGATACCCCAATTGCAGTTGTTAAAAAGGCAACTTGGCCAGATCAGGAAATTATCAGAGGTACCCTTAAGGATATAGTATCTAAAGTTAAAGATGCAAATATTACGAAAACCGCTATGATAATTGTTGGTGATGCTTTAGGAGATACTGATTTTAATCCTTCTAAATTATATGATAAAAACTTCAAACATGAATTCAGACATTAATATTTTCCCTTTTTAATTATTTTTTTTATTAAATACTTTTTTTATAGGAGTATTACTCTTATTATTCTTTAATTTTATTTTTTTCCATTTTTATCTTCAATTTTTTCTTTTAATCTATAACTCTGCTTTGTTTTTAAAATGTTTAATTCATGTTTCTATTTTTATTAATTAAATCATCCATGTTATTTTTCCATTATTTTATCAATTTAACTTTAATAATTTTCATCATAATTCAAATAAACTTTATATATTAGATTAAACTATTATTATATGATTTAATTAAATTTGTAGGATTAATTGTTTTTGATTTTAATTAAAAACACTTTAATTTTAATAATTTTTGATTTAATAATATTTTAAAATTTTATATCTAATTTGGGCCAATATATTAAGTTTAATTTATTTTAATTAAATTTTACTTTAATAAATTTATGTTTTTATAAAATTTACTTGAATCTAAATATGCTGGTTAATCTTAGATGTATTAATGTTTGCAGTGATTAAAATGGAACTTAAAGAATTAATAATAGATGAATATAAAAGAAATGGGTTATTCATCGTTATTTCAATTTTATCATTAATATTAGGTTATTTTGAATTTAATTTTTATTTTATAAATCTATCTTGGATTGCAATATTACTGTGCGGATTGCCTATAATAAAAGATGCAATCTTGGGATTAATTATAGATCATGATATTAAGGCAGATGTTCTTGTATCAATGGGTATAATCTCTTCAATACTTATTGGTGAAGTATTTGCTGCAGGGGTAATTTCTGTAATTATGGCTATCGGCGGATTTTTAGAAGAGTATACTGTCAATAAAACAGAAAAGGGAATTGAAGAGATATACGATTTGAATCCCTTGAATGCCAGAATTATATTGGATTATTCTAAAACCACTGAGAGGGAAGTACTTACAGATACTGAAGTGGTTAAAGTCAAAGATATAATTAAGGTGTTACCTGGTGAACAGATACCTGTAGACGGAAGGATCATTGAAGGTCACAGTTCTGTAGATGAATCTGCATTAACTGGTGAAAGTATTGCAAAGGATAAAAAGGTTAATTCTCCGGTTTATAGTGGAACAATAAATACCTATGGTAGTTTTTATATGGAGGCTACCAAGGAAGGAAAGGACAGTTCTATTCAAAAACTTATTAATCTTATTGAAGAGGCTAAACCTGAAAATGCCCATGTTGTAAGACAGGCCGATAAATGGGCTACCTGGATTGTGGTAATTGCATTTGTATTGGCTATTTCCACCTGGTTTATAACAGGTGAGGTTATTCGTGCTGTAACAATACTTGTTGTATTCTGTCCATGTGGTCTGGTTCTTGCAACCCCAACTGCAATTGTAGGTGCAAGCGGAAATCTTACGAAGTTTGGTATTCTTGTAAGAAATGGTGAAACGATTGAAAAATTATCAAAGGTTAAAGATATTGCATTTGATAAAACAGGAACCCTAACCTATGGAAAGCCTAAGGTTGTTAATATTATACCTGAAGATGATATCTCACAGGAGGAATTTATTCAGTTGGTGGCATCTGTTGAGAAAAACTCAGAGCATCCACTTGCAAAAGCAATAATCAATAAATTCGAAGAGGATTTTAACAAAGATTATTTAAAAACTAAAGACTTTAAAATGGTTTTAAGTGAAGGTGTTGAAGCTAGAATTGATAAGGACAATGAGGATGTGGAAATATTTGTTGGTAAAAAAGAATTTATTTCAAATCATGTTTCTGTTTCTGAAAACAGTCAAATAAGTAAGTTTGAGGAAAATGGCTCAACTATCATATATGCATCAAGTGAAAATCGGTTTCTAGGCTCCATTGTTTTATTGGATGTTTTAAGGGAGGATTCCAAGATTGTTATATCCCAGTTAAATGGAGAAAACATTAACTCATTAATGCTTACAGGAGACAATGAAAAAACTGCAAACTATATTGCATCCCAACTTGATCTTCATGACTTTAAGGCAAACTGCATGCCTGAGGATAAGATCAACACAATTACTTCCTATCAAAAGTCTAATAAAATGATTGCAATGGTAGGTGACGGTATTAATGATGGACCTGCACTTAAAAAGGCAGATGTTGGTATTGCAATGGGTGGTGTTGGTAGTGATATAACCATTGAGGCATCTGATATTACTTTTGTAAGTGATGATATCAGATATATTCCACATCTTTTCGATGTTTCTAAAAAAACAATGGAGAAGATCAATGTTAACATCTTTTTATCATTAGCCATTAACTTCACAGCTATGTTTCTAGCAATGTTCGGATTAATAGGTCCTGTTGCAGGTGCTTTAATTCACAATATCGGTTCTGTAATTGTTGTTATTAATTCATCTTTATTATTAAACTATAAAATTGCAGATAAAGATTTCTCATTAATTAATAATAATGGAATATCTAGGGAGTTTAGTAAATCAAAATAGTTATTTATTTATTAAATTCATTTTTTTATCTCTATTTTCCAAATTTCCATATTTTTTAATATTTTAAGAGTTTTATTGTTTTAATTTATTTGATTATAATCTATTTTTATAAGAATCATTATTTTTATTATTTTTTTAATTTTATTCATTAATAATTCTTGTTATCTGATTTTAATTTGTATTATTTTTTATTATTCTAATTTGGACTAGTTAATATTTGTTTTTGTGGTTTTGATTTGTATTGTCTTTTATTATTCTAATTTTAGATTGATGTTACTTTTTAATGGCTTTTAATATTTTTTTATTTTACATATTCTTTATTTAAATTAAATTTAATTAAGGAAAAATTTAATAAAGATTAAAGAATAATATAAACCTATTAAAATTCAATTGATTAAATAATTAATAAATTTTTTATTTAGTTTATCTGATTTTGAGAATATTAGTTAACTATATAGAAACAATAAATTCATAAGTGATATAATGAGTGATAATAAAACTGGAATCTTACTTCTTTCTCATGGAAGTAGATTGGATGATGGGGAAAGAGTTATAAACAACTATAAAGATTTTTATTTAAAAAACAATCCTGATGCTAATGTTGAAGTTGGATTTATGGAGATTAGAAAACCAAGTATTCCTGAGGCATTTGAAAATTTAAAAGCAAAAGGGGATTTGGATAAGATAATTGTTGTTCCTGTTTTTGTTGCAAATGGAGTACATACTAAGAGGGATATTCCAAAAATATTAGGTTTAAATGATTCTGATGAGGGGGATGAACATCACCATCACCATCATTCTGATGAGGATGAGCATCATCACCATCACCACCATGATATAGAAAAGGTAGATTTTGATGGTGAAATTGTTTTAACAGATCCGTTAGGATTTGATGAGAGAATCTTAGATATTATTAATGATAGAATTGAAGATGCTTTATAATTTTTAAGCATTATCCTTTAATATTCTATTTTATCTCTATTTTTTTTCTAAATGTTTGTTTGTCCTTTTTATTTTAAGTTATTAATTATTATATGGCTATAATTTTATCTTTCAATTATCTATTTTTCTTTGATTTTCTCATGACTTTATGTTTTAAATTTACTTCCTTATTTTTACTTATTTTCCTTATGATTATTTTTTTTATACCTAATTTTTTTAATTTTTATAAAGCTTTTTTGATTAAAATTCTTTTTAATTTTCATTTTTTTATTATTTTTTCCCTTATTTTTTTAGTTTTAGTAATACTTTTAGGTTTCTATATCTAAAATAATATAATAAACTTTATTAACTATTATAATCTAATTTAATAGTATAATTATATTATTTAATAATTTTTATTATAATTTTATTACTTTTCATTTCATATTAATTTTTTTTCAATTGCTCTGGAATAGATAAGATGTTCTATTATTCCTTGGATGTTTAAGAATTAACCTCGGTTTTTTTTAATTGGAATAAAGTGTAATATGGATGATTAAAGATTTTTGTGGTATTATGAGTGATGAAAGTAATGTTGCTGTTTTATTAATAAGTCATGGAAGTAGTCTCCCTTATGGGGAAGAAGTTTTTAATGAAATTTGTGAGAAATTCAAATCTCTATCTAAATTAGATGCAGAGGTAGGGTATATGAAGGTTTCACATCCTACATTAAAAGAGGCAGTAAGTAATTTAAAAGAACGTAATCCTGGTCTTAAACGTATAATAGCTATTCCTGTATTTTTAGCTAATGGAATTCATACTAATATTGATATTCCAACAATTTTAGGTTTAAATCCTAAAGAGGTAGATCCTAGACAACCTGATGGTAATTATCCTAAAGGACATTATCTTTATGGACTTGAAGATATTGACTTTGATGGAGATTTAGAATTGCTTGATGCAATTGGACCTAATCCTAAGTTATTGAAGATTATAAACAATCGTATTTCTAGTGGACTTAAAGAGTCAAAGTTAGATGATGATTCAAAAACAGGTGTTTTACTTGTCTCTCATGGTAGTAGATTAAATTATAATTATGAATTTATATCAAATTTATTTAATCAATTTAAAGAACAAACAGAATATCCTTGTGATTTTGGTTTCATGGAGCTTGTAGAACCGAATATTCCTAGTTCCATTAATAATTTAACTAAAAATAATGATATTGACAGGCTTGTAGTTGTTCCGGTTTTTATTGCTCCAGGTGTTCACACAACAAGGGATATTCCTACAATATTGTCCTTAATTGATGGTGACGAATCAGAACATCACCACCATCACCATCATGATGGTGAAGGTCACAGTCATTCACATTCACATTCTCACAGTCATGGTCATGGTGATGAGAAGGTCGAATTTGATGGGGAAATATTATATCCAGACCCAATCGGTTCCGATGATATATTAATTGAAATTTTATGGGATAAAGTTAAAGAAGTCTTGTAAAATTCTTTTAAAGATTTTATCTTTCTATTTTTTTTCATTGTAAAAATATTTTAGTTTAAATTTTTATTTAACTTGAATTTATTTCTTTTTCTTTAATCAGTTATTTATTTTCAGTGAACTGTTTTAAATCTTGTAAAATTTTTAAATCAGATTTTAAAAAAGATTTATATTATATTCAATTACTAATATTTATGAAATTTAGATTGTTTTCAGATAATATTGGCGTAATTTCTATTGATTTTCTATTTTCATATGCAGTTTTAATACTTATTACTGCAGTTTTATTGTCATTTGCATATTCGAATTTGGGAAATATTAATTCTGAAGAGCAGAATCTTGAGGAACGTTTGATATTGGATTCTTTATCGGATTCTATTAATTCTGTAAGTTTAAATAAGGTAGGTTATTCAAGGAAAATAAGTTTAAAGGGGGATGTTCAGGGATATCCTTACACTGTACAGGTATATAATAATCATTTAATATTATATGATAAATTCAATTCTCTGGAATCAATAATTATTCCAGTAAATATTAAAACTTTCACTGGAACAACCGCATATAGTTTTAGACTAGACTCTGGATCTAC
Above is a window of Methanobrevibacter boviskoreani JH1 DNA encoding:
- a CDS encoding thymidylate synthase encodes the protein MVYKVDNKEIADCWEDLVNLVYTNGHFVNDERGSKTKELLNVVTRIRNPLGIQSGGFFGLGKEYTSIENIRFPEGYFWAGDRIKTYANQFLSRENPGFVYTYGSRLRNHEEYLSDEKDDEGFTGIDQIQVAIDRLKNCRESRRATSVTWDPHLDTVHDEVPCLILVDFKIRDDKLYTTGVWRSHDIYGAWFANAVGLSYLTQYVADEVGADIGSVTIHSISAHIYETDFDDAERRSNIN
- a CDS encoding MFS transporter, whose product is MSEKNSRVNKNIVLITATFASFLVPFMTSSVNIALPTIAQDLSVDAINLSWITTSFLLTSAMFAVPFAKVADIYGMKKIFKYGMIIFVLSSLAAAFSNSVNLILLFRCIQGFGASMLFVTSLAMIVSAFPKNERGKAIGINVSAVYLGLICGPVIGGFLNHFLGWRSIFIFAVVVGLISLLLVITELKDYEWAETTEDSIDYKGSILYMLMLALILLGFSNISEPIGLILLVLGIILLLVFIYLELRVDNPILEMKLFFNNRRFAFSNLATLISFASMYSVTFLLSLYLQYIKGYTSSNAGLIMCVQTVLMLIISPISGRLSDKYDPGKISSLGMCIISLSTIMLALIDANSSLIYIIITLAILGIGIGIFSAPNTTAIMSSVERKFYSVASASVSTMRLVGQTSGMAICLLAFSLFIGSNQILPDKYPALITSLKFVFAISFILSIFAIFASLARSDVKK
- a CDS encoding heavy metal translocating P-type ATPase yields the protein MELKELIIDEYKRNGLFIVISILSLILGYFEFNFYFINLSWIAILLCGLPIIKDAILGLIIDHDIKADVLVSMGIISSILIGEVFAAGVISVIMAIGGFLEEYTVNKTEKGIEEIYDLNPLNARIILDYSKTTEREVLTDTEVVKVKDIIKVLPGEQIPVDGRIIEGHSSVDESALTGESIAKDKKVNSPVYSGTINTYGSFYMEATKEGKDSSIQKLINLIEEAKPENAHVVRQADKWATWIVVIAFVLAISTWFITGEVIRAVTILVVFCPCGLVLATPTAIVGASGNLTKFGILVRNGETIEKLSKVKDIAFDKTGTLTYGKPKVVNIIPEDDISQEEFIQLVASVEKNSEHPLAKAIINKFEEDFNKDYLKTKDFKMVLSEGVEARIDKDNEDVEIFVGKKEFISNHVSVSENSQISKFEENGSTIIYASSENRFLGSIVLLDVLREDSKIVISQLNGENINSLMLTGDNEKTANYIASQLDLHDFKANCMPEDKINTITSYQKSNKMIAMVGDGINDGPALKKADVGIAMGGVGSDITIEASDITFVSDDIRYIPHLFDVSKKTMEKINVNIFLSLAINFTAMFLAMFGLIGPVAGALIHNIGSVIVVINSSLLLNYKIADKDFSLINNNGISREFSKSK
- the cfbA gene encoding sirohydrochlorin nickelochelatase, coding for MSDESNVAVLLISHGSSLPYGEEVFNEICEKFKSLSKLDAEVGYMKVSHPTLKEAVSNLKERNPGLKRIIAIPVFLANGIHTNIDIPTILGLNPKEVDPRQPDGNYPKGHYLYGLEDIDFDGDLELLDAIGPNPKLLKIINNRISSGLKESKLDDDSKTGVLLVSHGSRLNYNYEFISNLFNQFKEQTEYPCDFGFMELVEPNIPSSINNLTKNNDIDRLVVVPVFIAPGVHTTRDIPTILSLIDGDESEHHHHHHHDGEGHSHSHSHSHSHGHGDEKVEFDGEILYPDPIGSDDILIEILWDKVKEVL
- a CDS encoding VOC family protein; translation: MKIRYSTIIVDDMDKSVEFYKLLGFNVHQVFNLPNDNKITLMESEGETMIELIDNGDEAGLFSVGMEVGDINKEIEDLKSKGVEFFLGPTKISVGYLAMCKDPNGATIVLIQHTD
- the cobM gene encoding precorrin-4 C(11)-methyltransferase, whose protein sequence is MDGKVVFIGAGPGDVELLTLKGYKIIKKADVIIYAGSLVNPKILEYNENNAKIYNSASMDLNETTEAIKNACGEGKLVARVHTGDPSIYGAIAEQIRELKKLDIDYEIIPGVSSVFGSAAALEAELTLPEISQTVIITRPEGRTPKPKGESLASLSKHHATMCIFLGVGMIDKVVEELLVGYEEDTPIAVVKKATWPDQEIIRGTLKDIVSKVKDANITKTAMIIVGDALGDTDFNPSKLYDKNFKHEFRH
- the cfbA gene encoding sirohydrochlorin nickelochelatase, with the protein product MMSDNKTGILLLSHGSRLDDGERVINNYKDFYLKNNPDANVEVGFMEIRKPSIPEAFENLKAKGDLDKIIVVPVFVANGVHTKRDIPKILGLNDSDEGDEHHHHHHSDEDEHHHHHHHDIEKVDFDGEIVLTDPLGFDERILDIINDRIEDAL